DNA sequence from the Drosophila sechellia strain sech25 chromosome 3L, ASM438219v1, whole genome shotgun sequence genome:
TaaccacatatatatatatacatatgtgcatgagtacatatatatgtggcGACTGGCTGTTCTTTATTCTTGAATTCGTCTGCGCCTCGTGAGGAACAAAGAATACAGAAATCGGTCGGTGGTGGTGTTTGGTTTTGGCCCTGATCCGATGCAAAAGTTTAACCTTCAGCTGTGATTTTCTGTGCATCTGGCTTGATGCAATTTTTCGGAAATCGATAGAAGGGCAAGGTCGGCGAACGAAGGGTTTGCACAGGCTGGCaggccatcgccatcgccaccaccaccaccaccaccacccacagccCACCACCGCCAGTGACTTGCAACTCACATCTGGGATTAGGCCTCTCATTTCAACCGGCTGAAAATCTTCGATTCTATCTAACAGAAACTATCTTTGGTTACCTGGCTTTTGTGCGCTTTTTCCCCTTAAAAGACTTTTGCCTTCCGCCGTACTGCTCCTCCCCCCTCTTTAATACTCCTTTGCCGACTCTGTTTCACCAGGGCTCTGTTTGCCGTTCTAGCGTTTCACCTGCGCAGGTGAAAGGATGCAGCTGCGAACGGGGTAGAGTTGAACCTTAGGCGTCTGCTTAGGGCCTGCAGATCTGAGTGCGGTACATTTTGACCGAGCCGATCGAATAAAATTAATGTCAAATTGCGAAAAATCCACAGTGCAGAAGTGTGACCGTATATGTGGCGAAATACCGAAAAAGCGCTTACAGCGAAACGCCGCAAGGTAGTGATGACACTCGAGGAAATACCAGTATAGGTggaaaacaataaaactattttattcaaatattgtattataattttattaaaatatatcagCAATGGCGTTTTTGGTTACCCTTATATGTGTTAAAACAAAGTGCATATAACATATGCTGAATTAAATAATACGTTCAAATGCTTTAATTGGCATAAATAGTATGGGtacttttttttactttactCAATagattttgtaagccaaatatatatttaaaatatatatatttaaacaatatatcGTACTTTTTATTTACGATATGAATTCAGGGCTGGATGAAACCAATTGATTTGGAGCTGCTTCATAATCTGGCAACACTGGCTCCACGTGCAGCGCGTAAACAGCggataatttaataatttgagATATTAAAAGGCTGTAACAATGGCCGACGATGCCGGCCAGGACAAGCGAAAGCAGCACCGCGCCCGCCAGTCCGGCGTGAAGGCGGACAAGAAGAAGCTGAAGGCCAAGAAGGACTCCAACCAGAAGGAGCCCGAGTTGACCGCCAGGCAGAGGAATCCCAAGGCGTTCGCCATCAACTCGGCGCAGCGAGCAGAGAGGAACTTCCGGCGCAAGGAGGACCTTACGGCCAAGAAGCAGCATATTCCGGTTGTCGATCAAACTCCGGACGTACCGCCACCCGTACTGATTGCCGTGGTGGGACCACCCAAAGTTGGCAAGACTACGCTGATCAAGGACCTAATCAAAAGCTTTACGCGGACGAATGTCACCGATATAAAGGGTCCCATTACTATTGTGACCTCCAAGAAGCGCCGGATTACCCTGCTGGAGTGCAACAACGATGTGAACTCCATGATCGATGTGGCCAAATGCGCCGATCTGGTCCTGCTGCTCTGCGACGCAAGCTACGGCTTCGAAATGGAGATCTTTGAGTTCCTGAACATCTGCCAGGTGCACGGCATGCCCAAGATAATGGGCGTACTTACCCACCTGGACATGATCAAGAACCCCAAGCAGCTGAGGAAGCGAAAGAAGGAGCTCAAGCACCGCTTCTGGACAGAAGTCTACGATGGCGCCAAGCTCTTCTACCTTTCTGGCCTTCTTCACGGCGAGTACCTGCGGAACGAAGTCAAAAACCTGGGACGATTTATCTCCGTAATGAAGTTCCGTCCGCTGCAGTGGCGAGGTGCACATAGTTATCTGCTGGTTGACCGCATAGAAGATGTGACAAACACAGATCGCGTGCGCCGGGATCCCAAGTGTGACCGTGAGGTTGTACTGTACGGCTATGTCCGAGGAGTTCCTCTCAAGCAGGAACACATGGTGCACATAGCTGGCCTGGGGGATGCCCGCATCGACGAGTTGAACGTCATTCCCGATCCTTGCCCCCTGCCTGGGACGGAAAAGAAGCGAAGCTTGCTGGAGAAAGAACGATTATTGTACGCCCCCATGTCCGGAGTCGGTGGAATTGTTTACGACAAGGATGCGGTCTACATTGAGCTACAGGGATCGCATTCGCACAAGGAACAAGAGCAAACTGCTGAGGCTGCCGAGCAGGCGGAGCTGGTGAACAAGCTGATCGATAAGAAGGCCACCATCGATGAGCAGATGGAGCAGCAAGAGTTCCGTCTATTCTCAGATGCCAAGCCAATCAAGTCCAAAGACTTCCGCAATGATCAGGACGACGAAGAGGAGGATGAAGAGCCGGAAAGTAGTGAGAATGAGGATGATGATGGAGAGGACTCTGGTCTGGATGCCGCTGACAgtgaggaggagcagcaggatgAGTTCGATGCGGACGATTGGCGTGGGGAGAACagtgaggaggaggaggatgctGAGGAGGAGGATGCTTCTTCTGGCGATGAGGAGTATCAAAGCCTGGGAAATGTGAAAACATCCAACGAATCCGATTCGGACGATGAGGAGGCTCGCGTCCTGGCCAGCAACATGAGCTGGAAAACTAACCTGGCCCAGAAGGCCCGCGATGCTTTTCTCCAACGTCACTCGGAGTCGAAAAACCTGATGCGCCTCGTCTACGGTGTTTATAATCAGAGTGAACATAGTCGTCAGGAGGCACAAGCAGAAGACGACGACTCAGAAGAAGAACTAGGTGGCCTGTTCCGGGTGGCTGCTAAAAAACAAAGCCAGCAGCAATCAGACAAGGACATTAAAGATAAAGACGAGCGGTGTTTCTTTGAGTATCAGGGTGGtaagtaaaatatatttttctaagAATGGTCAATCTTTTTACACTTGTCATAAATTTAAGATGGTACTCGGGATTGGCTGGCGGAAGACAACAAGGAACTTATCAAAAACTGCTTCGTTACCGGCAAGTGGAAGGCCAGTGAGGATGCTGAAAATCTACTAAAGATGGACGACATGAGTGATGCAGAAAGCGAAGTGTACGGAGACTTTGAGGATTTGGAGACGGGCGAGCAGCACAGTGGTAAACCCAAAGCAGGAGATGGTGGAGAATCGGGAGAAGAGAATTCCAAACCTGAGGATTCCTCAGCAGCCAAGCGCAAACTGACCCGCGTAGAGGAGGAAAATCTCACCAAGGCCGAACTGatggcaaaaaaattaaaattaaaggcCAAGTTCGATGCAGAGTACGACAACAGCGGCGAGGGAAAGGGCGAGGAGGATAATGGTCGGATAACTGGCGATCACTCCTTCTACGATGACCTTAAAGCGGAGGCTCAGCGGCAGAGCGAGCTAAACAAGAGCGAATTTGCTCACCTGGACAATGAGTTCCGCATTCAGATCGAGGGCTATCGACCGGGTCTTTACGTTCGCCTTGGATTCAAGCAGCTGCCCGCCGAGTTCATCGAGAATTTCGATGCCAGCTATCCGGTACTGGTTGGTGCCTTAAACATGACCGAGGAGAACGTTGGCTATGTCAACTGCAAGGTGAAGAAGCACCGTTGGTACAAGAAGATCCTCAAAACAGGTGATCCTTTAATCATCTCAATGGGTTGGCGCCGTTTCCAAACAGTGGCCATCTATGCCAAGGTGGAGGACAACTTCCGTCAGCGATACCTTAAGTATACGCCCAATCATGTCACCTGCAGCATGACCTTCTGGGGCCCAATAACGCCTCAAAATACTGGTTTCCTGGCCTTGCAGACTGTGCGACAGGATCAGGAGGAGATGCGTCGGCTTGGCTTCCGGATAGCGGCCACAGGCTGTGTCACCGAGGTGGACAAATCTTCGCAGATCATGAAGAAGCTCAAGCTGGTGGGACATCCGTTTAAGATCTACAAGAAGACGGCCTTTGTGAAGGACATGTTTAACTCCTCACTGGAAGTTGCAAAGTTCGAAGGAGCCAAGATCAAAACGGTGTCCGGAATTCGTGGACAGATCAAGAAGGCTCACCACACGCCCGAAGGTTCTTATCGTGCCACATTCGAGGACAAGATTCTTCTGAGCGACATAGTCTTCTGCCGCACCTGGTTCCGTGTGGAAGTGCCTCGGTTCTATGCTCCTGTGACCTCACTCCTCCTGCCGCTGGACCAGAAGAGCCAGTGGCAGGGCATGAAGACGCTCGGTCAACTCAAGCGGGAGAGGGCAGTGCAAAATGCAGCCCAGCCCGACAGCATGTACACATCGATCGTGCGCAAGGAGAAGATCTTCCGCCCACTTACCATACCCAAGGCCCTTCAGCGGGCGTTGCCGTACAAGGACAAGCCCAAGCTGGGACCGGAGAATCCCAAGGCGGCGCTGGAGCGCGTGGCCGTGGTTAACTCGCCGTACGAGCAGAAGGTGTCCAAGATGATGAAGATGATCGAGACCAATTTTAAGGATAAGCGGCAACGTGAACGCATGGAAATGAAGAAGCGCATCAAGAACTACCGCGAGAAGAAGCGGGAGAAGATGGCTTCCAAGGAGCGGCGCCAAAAGGAGCTGCGCAAGAAGGTATCGCGGGCCATCAGCAAGGTGCGAGGAAAGCAGACTGCCTGATTTTGTTCTCGAGAGTAATCAATGGACAATTCTAAGGCATTTTGCTGTATAAAATGTAGatataacaaaattaaatgtttttaataattgagtgcatcgactatcagatacaaTGTGGATATGTGATAAGGGCTATACTTCCAGTTATATATCAAacacaaaaatgtttatattaaaatttaatcaacGACCATGCGACCGGCGCTGGAGCAACTGCATCAAGGGCTGGATTCGATTCATCTTCGCCTAGCCACTGATGCAACTGCTCCAGCTGCGCCGGACACACGGGCCTCAgcttgaaaaatatatatataactcaACACCGCTTAAGGACTAACTTGAACTGGACATGGGTGGAACTGATGCAGTGCACTCTAGTCCTGGCTCTTGTTGTCGTCGATCGTCTTTAGAGCGGCCAAGAGGGCATGCTTGCGACTGCCGGTCATGTGGCTACTACTGGCCGCTCCGGTCGCGATGCTGCTCCTCTTCTTCGGCGCGGGATCGTCGCGCATATGGCTGTTGCTGGCCTGGCGGCAGAACGTCTTCAGGAAACTCTCGCGGTCCTTGAAGTCATCCGAGATCTGCTTGCGTAGGCTGGACATGTTCTCCTTCAGACGCGGAGCACGTACACTATGGTCCTGCGATTGAGAAATTACTTAAGTACTACTAGTGGATGGGAATTACAAAGGCAACAGTCACCTCATCGTCGCTGCCCTGCGATTGTTGACCATCAGTTCCGTCGTACTCCTCCATTGATTCCTCCAGGGGATCGCCCTCGCTACTCTTGTTATCCATGTAGGCCGAGTATTTCAATAGACTGCTGTCGTTGGCATTCTCTTCGCTGTTGTCCTGTGGTTCCTCTTCCCCCTCGCACATCTTGCTCATCAGGCCGTAGGcgtcatcatcaccatcatctcCAGCCGGCTCATAGTCGTCCTCGTACTCGTACTCCAGAGACTTCTGCTTGGGCTTGGCTTCGGCGGAAACCAGTCTGGACATGGTCTCCGGTTCGCGACGCTTGATAACCTGGACACTTTCCATTTTGGGCACAGCAACGGCAATGCGTGATTTAGCAGATTTTCCAGAAGATACCGAAATCTTTGCCTGGGCCGAGAGGACTTGGCTCAAAGTGGACCGATTGGCTTTCTGTCCCATCTTAGCGTGGTTCGTGGCGGGCGGCAGGACAAGCTTGCCGCCCCGCCCGCCCACCTGTCGTTCGATTTGACTAGGTGGAGTGTTTGGTCCACTCTTGTCCTCGGCACTGTCTTTGTCGAAGTCGTAGAACGATTCCGACTCCATCACATCCGTCAAAGCCGTGAATTCGCTTTGGTTGTTCTTCTCGATGGCCTTGTCCAGCATCTCCATTGACTTCTCCAACTTGTCGATCTTGTCCGGCTCATCGGTGACGCCACTGAGTTTGGTTCGTCGTCCGGAGGACAGGGGATTCACCTTGTCGGTGCCGAGCTGAAAGGCTCAAAAGTTAAAAGATGACTTAGTTTAATTACTTATAATACCCACAGTGTACTCCTCCAGCTTGCGGTATCCACTGATCTCCAGCTTGGCCTTCTCCAGCTTCAGCATCACCTCCTTGCCCTTCCTTTGCTCGTTGAGCAGTTGCTGGCGGATGTTCTTCGACTCCAGCTGCACCTTGCGGGCCATCAGCTTCATGTCGTTGTCCTTCTCCTCCAAACGCTGCTCCAGGGATTTCAGCTTCTCCTGAAGCTTTTGGCGCTCGTCGAGATTCCTAAAtcaaaaacaatcaaatggATTGAAGATcgaattaattgaaaacataCTTATCCTTGTTGAGCTGGCTGTAGTGCTTGTTCTGATCGCTCAGCGACAGGATGATTTCCTCCTTCTGCTTGAGCTTTAGCTCCAGAGCCTTGTTCGCAGCCTGGAGAGTGCGGTACTTGGTCTGCCACACGCGCAGCTCCTCGGCATGGGAGCGGAGCAACTTGGGCAGCTCGGCGTTGTTGGCCTCGTACTTATTGAGCGCCGATGACTGGCGATTGTGGAGCGTGCGCAGCATGCGATTCTCGTGCGCCAGATTGGCAATCTCCGCCTGGGCATCGGCCAGTTGGTTCTGGAAGGTCTTGGCGCGAAGGTTCCTCGCGGACATGACGCGCTGATGGATCTCGCTGTGGTTCTGGGAGCTCATACTGCCGGAACCCTTAACGCCGCCACGTTGTTGCGGTGGCGCCTTGCTGCGCTGGTAGATCAGGCTGGCCGACTCCCGGGAGCTGGCCGAGAATAGGCTCTCACAGCTCTTTGCCGACGCTCTAGAAAAGGGGATTTAGGGGGGAGACTTTAGATAGTGGCTACTGCCGAAGATGTGGACTCTACCCACGCCATCAGATTGTTCGCTTCCGATTGGGATGCTCTTGGGCCGTAGGACGATGCCAGCTTGCGCGGCGATACCATCTAAGACCCTGCCGCTGCTCCGGAGGATTGTCACTGGGTTAGCTCGAGAAAGCTAATAATTTTCAGAGGCCAATTCGGATGTCTAGTGTATAGAAATAGATGGAGAGCCGGCGCGAGGTGAAGTCGAAATGTAACTGAAAACCAAGTGCCTGCTACTGTGGTTACGACTGGATGTTTGATGtctattgtttattgtttgctCCGCCGACTGCTGCGTTGTTGGGGCTGAATCCGGAATCGGGGCTCCTAGGAACTGGTTGCCATGACGCCTCCGATTGCTTGTCTATCGAATTGGGGAATCGAGACAACTGGTATTCATTTTCAAACGATTCTGCTTTCAAACTAGAAATGATTTCTTATactattttaaatttagttgtacttttgtatatttatttaacattatagCAATTTGTTCCTcattaaatcaaaatgaaaCCTTAAAGGTTTccttttttaaactttttttttaacaaattataTCTGTAACTATTCATTTAAGTTGTTTAACTTATGTCaagtaatttaaatttcatagaTACTTACGGCATGGATACTTTCAAAAAGGCCAAATGTTGAAGCTTCTCTGCAGTTTATTCGTTAattaaagcaaaataaaatcacTTAAGATAACAACGACGTAAAATAGAGTTTGATTAAGGCTCCTCATTGGCCTTGGACTTCATTTCCTGGTATTTGATGCGGTAGGTTCCCTCGGGATCGTAGATCTTCTCTAGACGCTCCCAGTCGGTGGGTCGGTTGTCGATGAGATGACGGGTCACCTTTTCAGCACCATACCGCTGCTTCTCCGTGCACTTGGTGCAATCGGTTTGGATGGCGTCGGGTAGGATCTCTACAAGAGATTGGGTATTACAGAGAATTATTGAATTGGGCTTCAAACATACCCTTCAACATTTTGGCATCGGGAGTGCAAGGACCTGTGCCCTCCAGGCACTTTATGTAGTTGATCAACAGTCGTTCTTGGTTAAGGATCTCCTCCAGATCGACGTTGTCGAACTTATCGTCGTAGGCTTGTTCCaccatcctttccatcattggTGACGGCGACGTGGCCGGCGGATGGGGTAGTCCTTCCACTTGGAAACAGGTGGTGCACATCAGTGCCACCACCAACGAAAAGTGCCCCATGGCACGACGGAAACCGGGCTGTCCCATTTTCGAATCGATCGTATGCTGTTAACCGTATTAGCAATCCGGGCTTTTATACAGGCCTCCGTTTGGAATTACACTGCGTGTCTACGTTCAATTTTACCACTTACCAATTGGGCTCAAATTAAgtcaatttaatttgattaccTTGAGCCCATCAACAGGCAAATGCGGCAGTGGCTTATTTtctaaagaaattaaaaaaaaaatattctgtGCTATGCAGTTTTTTTTGTgtgatataaaaataaaatatctaatGAGtgagcaataaataaatataggcCTTTGTGTGATAGTAAGAAATGTCAGCGTTCATCAAGATTTATCAAGATATCAAGATTTATTATATACTGTAAATAATGCCCTAACTTTTGagtacaattttaattggtaattgtatttcaataaaaatctttcggtaaagattttaaaatattattttaaactaAAAAGGCATCCCATTAAATCAACACTGCTTCGCGCCCATAAATTTAATTCTAATGGTGTAATCTGAAACAGCAATCGAAAATATGCCTTTTTCCATCTGGTTATACCGATCAACGAAATAATCGATAGCGATTTGGAAAACCAAGTCTGAGATATATCGATACCAGCGCGAGTGGGTAAACCAGTCGGTTCGGCGCTTTCTTTTTCAATGGActgaattttctttaattgctcTATTTACGCAAGCGAAACGAATCGATGCAATTGCCCGGATCCGGAAACATTGCGATATAGTCAACGCAATTGCAGTGAATTTTCGACCCGTGGATTGCGTCACAGTGCAGAAAATGCGAATTTGACAACCATCTGTGCGCCGATCGGTGGAAAACTCTCGATTTTGCAGTGGGCGCCCCACCAAGGACGACCTAGAAACGCCCCAGACGGGCAGCAGAAAGTAGGACAGGTGACATCACAGCAGAACCATGATCCACGTCGGCGAGAACTCGTGGAATCTGCGGATCTTCATCACGGATCTGGCGCTGGAGAAAACGATGCGCGTGCGCGGTGACCAACACATTGGGGGCATCATGCTGCAGCTGGTGGATCCGGAGAATCCCAAGGACTGGTCGGATCATGCTCTGTGGTGGCCGGCGCGAAATGTTTGGCTCAGCCGAACCAAACTGACCCTGGATCAGTGCGGTGTCCAGGCGGATAGCCTGCTGCACTTCACGCCCATGCACAAGATACTGCGGGTTCAGCTGCCGGATTTGAGGTACTTGGACTGCCGGGTGGATTACTCCGTAAAGACGTTCTCGGCGGTGGTTAATCTATGCAAGCAGTTGGATATCCGCTATCCGGAGGAGTTGTCCCTGTGCAAACCTCTGGAAGCGGAGCACCTGAAGCGTAACTTCGCCCAGGTGCCGCATCAGAAGCGAGTGCCAATTGCTGAGCCAGATGGTACCACTTACCTGCAGCCTGCTGCGGACACCAACTCGTTTGTGCCCATCAGCACGTCGTTTCATGGAGAAGGCGGAAGCACGGACAGTCTGGACAAGCCCTCTGCACCGGGATCCTTCTTCTGTGCTCCTCTATCGCCGCACAATCACCGAGCCCGCTCTCCAGTGCGCGCCGCATCACCTTTTCCAGGCACCTGGAAACAGAGCCAGCTTGCCTATGCCACGTACGATTCAAGCTCCTCAAGTCTTGGAGATTTCCAGGAGAATTTGGCCAGCTCTCCTCCCACCCCATGCGCGGATGTGCGAGCTCTTCAGCTGCGCCCCAAGTCGCTGGTGGAGAAGGCGCGCCTGAATGTGGGCTGGCTGGACTCGTCGCTGTCCATCATGGAACAGGGCATACGCGAGTACGACACGCTGTGCCTGCGCTTCAAGTACTTCACCTTTTTCGATCTAAATCCCAAGTGCGACCAGGTGCGCATCAATCAGCTGTACGAGCAGGCCAAGTGGAGTGTGCTGAACGAGGAGTTGGATTGCACAGAGGAGGAGAGCCTTATGTTCGCCGCCCTCCAGTTCCAGGTGAACCATCACGTAGATCATACACCCCAGGGTGTAGCAGTGGACTCGGGCATTGAAACCTCCAGTCAGGAGAATGATAACGAAGACGAGATTGATTCGGCACTCAAAGAGCTACAGATTACGCTGGAGGGACCGGATTACGGCGGAGACTCGCGGAACATTACACGCATACCGGAGCTCTCTGACTATTTGCGTTACCTGAAGCCGCAAAGGTTCACGCTGCGCGGCTATAAGCGCTACTACTTCACCTATCGGGATCTGCATTTGCATCTGTTCAAGAACGCCGAAGAGTCGCGACGTGTTGCGCCTGTCATAAGCATCAACCTGAGGGGCTGCGAAGTAACTCCGGATGTAAACCTATCCCAGGGAAAGTATGCTATCCGGCTGGAGGTCTCTCCAGATGGTGGCCACGGTACCAACAGCGAGGTGTGGGTGCGCTGCGAGAACGAGCAGCAGTACGCCAAGTGGATGGCTGCCTGTCGTTTGGCGGCCAAGGGAAGATCCCTGGCGGATAGCTCGTACGAGAGTGAAGTGGACAGCATACTCTCGCTACTGCAGATGCAGCGACCTGCACACGGAGTTCATGTAAACATCGATCCTCGCTCTGTAGAAGCAGTTGATTATCTGTCGCCCAAGATCCTCCGCAAGCTGTCCAACAAGGCAGTCCAGCGGATTCTCGAAGCACATGCCAACGTTCGGGAGCTGAATGCTTTAGATTCAAAACTGAAGTACATCCAAGCCTGGCGGTCGTTACCTGACTTTGGAGTAAGCCTGTTCATCATCAAGTTCGACGGGCATCGGAAGGAGGAGCTGCTCGGCGTGGCCCACAATCGCATCATGCGCATGGATCTGAGCTCGGGGGATCACATTAAGACCTGGCGATATAACACCATGAAGGCGTGGAACGTCAACTGGAACATTAAGTGCATGATGATTCAGTTTGAAGACGAGAATGTGGTCTTCTCCTGCCACTCGGCGGACTGCAAGGTGGTGCACGAATTCATCGGTGGCTACATCTTCATGTCAATGCGATCCAAGGACAACAACCAGACCCTGAACGAGGAGCTCTTCCACAAACTTACCGGCGGCTGGTCCTAGTACCATTTGTTGCTCGATCTTAATGGCAACCAGTTTCAATTGTTCGAATTTTGTTAAGATAAACCACTGTTTTAACTGATAACCAACTGATAGACTCACAACTTCAATGCAATACGTGTATTTTATTTACCTTTTAACTCATTGTTAACTAATCTTGTTGATGATTTTTCACCACGAAAATCGCTTGCCAATGGCCCTTTTGCCTGCCCAACTCTTAATTAGACTTAACCGTGGCCTTAGCAATGTTTTTGTATCACTAACTCTTAAgtgtatatttaaaataaaaatctcatattaaaatttaactgTTTTTTTGGGTATTGGACTTTTCAGGGGAACTACTACTGATGTCATTAAAGGTCATTAAATCAGTAGTTTACTGATAGTCCAGAAATATTAAACTTGTTtagtaaaaaattaaaagttaagtaaaataattattatgtaCCAAGTAATGTAAAGGAAAATTGTAGATCGAGATATAAGTTACAATAATTTATAACTATTACTActtgaaacaatttttattaattaaaaaagttttgcaCAGAATTTGTATGGCATTAATAGATTTGAGATTTcaaataatattgccaaaatgtataatttataCGCGGTATCGATTGATAAATTAATATCGTGAGCTTCATCGATTAGCTATCGATAATTTGGCGCCAGCTTTGTTGAATTGTCATGGAAACAAAATTAGCATTTCTACATTGATTTCCCATTAAAATACAGTCTCTAAATTAAAGTAAGTGTATTTAACTTGGGCTGCAGATTAAAAGTGCCAGATTCTGCAGTAATTAGGA
Encoded proteins:
- the LOC6606046 gene encoding unc-112-related protein, with the translated sequence MIHVGENSWNLRIFITDLALEKTMRVRGDQHIGGIMLQLVDPENPKDWSDHALWWPARNVWLSRTKLTLDQCGVQADSLLHFTPMHKILRVQLPDLRYLDCRVDYSVKTFSAVVNLCKQLDIRYPEELSLCKPLEAEHLKRNFAQVPHQKRVPIAEPDGTTYLQPAADTNSFVPISTSFHGEGGSTDSLDKPSAPGSFFCAPLSPHNHRARSPVRAASPFPGTWKQSQLAYATYDSSSSSLGDFQENLASSPPTPCADVRALQLRPKSLVEKARLNVGWLDSSLSIMEQGIREYDTLCLRFKYFTFFDLNPKCDQVRINQLYEQAKWSVLNEELDCTEEESLMFAALQFQVNHHVDHTPQGVAVDSGIETSSQENDNEDEIDSALKELQITLEGPDYGGDSRNITRIPELSDYLRYLKPQRFTLRGYKRYYFTYRDLHLHLFKNAEESRRVAPVISINLRGCEVTPDVNLSQGKYAIRLEVSPDGGHGTNSEVWVRCENEQQYAKWMAACRLAAKGRSLADSSYESEVDSILSLLQMQRPAHGVHVNIDPRSVEAVDYLSPKILRKLSNKAVQRILEAHANVRELNALDSKLKYIQAWRSLPDFGVSLFIIKFDGHRKEELLGVAHNRIMRMDLSSGDHIKTWRYNTMKAWNVNWNIKCMMIQFEDENVVFSCHSADCKVVHEFIGGYIFMSMRSKDNNQTLNEELFHKLTGGWS
- the LOC6606045 gene encoding putative odorant-binding protein A10, which gives rise to MGQPGFRRAMGHFSLVVALMCTTCFQVEGLPHPPATSPSPMMERMVEQAYDDKFDNVDLEEILNQERLLINYIKCLEGTGPCTPDAKMLKEILPDAIQTDCTKCTEKQRYGAEKVTRHLIDNRPTDWERLEKIYDPEGTYRIKYQEMKSKANEEP
- the LOC6621484 gene encoding ribosome biogenesis protein BMS1 homolog; the protein is MADDAGQDKRKQHRARQSGVKADKKKLKAKKDSNQKEPELTARQRNPKAFAINSAQRAERNFRRKEDLTAKKQHIPVVDQTPDVPPPVLIAVVGPPKVGKTTLIKDLIKSFTRTNVTDIKGPITIVTSKKRRITLLECNNDVNSMIDVAKCADLVLLLCDASYGFEMEIFEFLNICQVHGMPKIMGVLTHLDMIKNPKQLRKRKKELKHRFWTEVYDGAKLFYLSGLLHGEYLRNEVKNLGRFISVMKFRPLQWRGAHSYLLVDRIEDVTNTDRVRRDPKCDREVVLYGYVRGVPLKQEHMVHIAGLGDARIDELNVIPDPCPLPGTEKKRSLLEKERLLYAPMSGVGGIVYDKDAVYIELQGSHSHKEQEQTAEAAEQAELVNKLIDKKATIDEQMEQQEFRLFSDAKPIKSKDFRNDQDDEEEDEEPESSENEDDDGEDSGLDAADSEEEQQDEFDADDWRGENSEEEEDAEEEDASSGDEEYQSLGNVKTSNESDSDDEEARVLASNMSWKTNLAQKARDAFLQRHSESKNLMRLVYGVYNQSEHSRQEAQAEDDDSEEELGGLFRVAAKKQSQQQSDKDIKDKDERCFFEYQGDGTRDWLAEDNKELIKNCFVTGKWKASEDAENLLKMDDMSDAESEVYGDFEDLETGEQHSGKPKAGDGGESGEENSKPEDSSAAKRKLTRVEEENLTKAELMAKKLKLKAKFDAEYDNSGEGKGEEDNGRITGDHSFYDDLKAEAQRQSELNKSEFAHLDNEFRIQIEGYRPGLYVRLGFKQLPAEFIENFDASYPVLVGALNMTEENVGYVNCKVKKHRWYKKILKTGDPLIISMGWRRFQTVAIYAKVEDNFRQRYLKYTPNHVTCSMTFWGPITPQNTGFLALQTVRQDQEEMRRLGFRIAATGCVTEVDKSSQIMKKLKLVGHPFKIYKKTAFVKDMFNSSLEVAKFEGAKIKTVSGIRGQIKKAHHTPEGSYRATFEDKILLSDIVFCRTWFRVEVPRFYAPVTSLLLPLDQKSQWQGMKTLGQLKRERAVQNAAQPDSMYTSIVRKEKIFRPLTIPKALQRALPYKDKPKLGPENPKAALERVAVVNSPYEQKVSKMMKMIETNFKDKRQRERMEMKKRIKNYREKKREKMASKERRQKELRKKVSRAISKVRGKQTA
- the LOC6606044 gene encoding myosin heavy chain, embryonic smooth muscle isoform encodes the protein MVSPRKLASSYGPRASQSEANNLMAASAKSCESLFSASSRESASLIYQRSKAPPQQRGGVKGSGSMSSQNHSEIHQRVMSARNLRAKTFQNQLADAQAEIANLAHENRMLRTLHNRQSSALNKYEANNAELPKLLRSHAEELRVWQTKYRTLQAANKALELKLKQKEEIILSLSDQNKHYSQLNKDKNLDERQKLQEKLKSLEQRLEEKDNDMKLMARKVQLESKNIRQQLLNEQRKGKEVMLKLEKAKLEISGYRKLEEYTLGTDKVNPLSSGRRTKLSGVTDEPDKIDKLEKSMEMLDKAIEKNNQSEFTALTDVMESESFYDFDKDSAEDKSGPNTPPSQIERQVGGRGGKLVLPPATNHAKMGQKANRSTLSQVLSAQAKISVSSGKSAKSRIAVAVPKMESVQVIKRREPETMSRLVSAEAKPKQKSLEYEYEDDYEPAGDDGDDDAYGLMSKMCEGEEEPQDNSEENANDSSLLKYSAYMDNKSSEGDPLEESMEEYDGTDGQQSQGSDDEDHSVRAPRLKENMSSLRKQISDDFKDRESFLKTFCRQASNSHMRDDPAPKKRSSIATGAASSSHMTGSRKHALLAALKTIDDNKSQD